A stretch of Deltaproteobacteria bacterium DNA encodes these proteins:
- a CDS encoding NUDIX hydrolase, producing MEKKITTLGTLSTHSFTVALDEVRLRNGATGKRIKIDHPEAGAVVPFLSEKKILMVRQFRYALGRETLEIPAGKVDPGERPEDCIRRELREETGYEAGRIEYLYTYAPAIGYSNERIHLYCGYNLEQVERTIDEREITSVEPIGAEALEVLVREGRIQDGKTLLALFMSGFLRRPL from the coding sequence ATGGAGAAAAAAATCACCACCCTGGGAACGCTAAGCACCCATAGCTTCACCGTGGCCCTGGACGAGGTTCGCCTGCGGAACGGAGCGACCGGCAAGAGGATCAAGATAGATCATCCCGAGGCGGGGGCTGTGGTCCCCTTTCTCTCAGAGAAGAAGATTCTCATGGTCAGGCAGTTTCGGTACGCCTTGGGACGCGAGACCCTGGAAATCCCGGCCGGAAAGGTCGACCCGGGGGAGAGGCCGGAGGATTGTATCCGCCGGGAATTAAGGGAGGAGACAGGGTACGAAGCCGGAAGGATCGAGTATCTTTATACCTATGCACCAGCCATCGGGTACTCAAACGAACGGATCCATCTTTACTGTGGGTATAATCTCGAACAGGTGGAAAGAACCATTGATGAGAGGGAGATCACTTCTGTGGAGCCGATCGGTGCCGAAGCCTTGGAGGTCTTGGTCAGGGAGGGTCGAATCCAGGATGGAAAGACCCTCCTCGCTCTTTTTATGTCGGGATTCCTGAGAAGACCCCTTTAA
- a CDS encoding DUF4445 domain-containing protein: MTIYRVTFQPDGKSIDIEEGTTIAEAAQRAGIYINNLCGGEGVCGECRVQILQGSAEADESSTAFFSESELEQGFVLACQTEIHDNLEVEIPPESRLEEEQIMTEGEAQAGTPSDQPDQALSFFPLKPLARKIYLELPEPTLEDNITDIERISRELRRKLGWHSYDIDLYCLQNLSDRLRDNGWKVTTTVVKDKDRYRIQKIEPLDTSTKNFGIAVDVGTTTIVAQLVDLRLGSVLGVEGTHNLQAQYGEDVISRMIFACNKNGLQPLQEAVVTNINQLIESLTRKQGLEPEDIGIVVAAGNTTMSHFLLGLTPCFIRLEPYVPTADVYPQILARDIGIHIHPRGVLETLPSVASYVGGDIVAGVVACGIADHGEVQALIDIGTNGEIAVGNNEWLVCCSASAGPSFEGGGTRCGMRAIRGAIEKVEILDGRVTYQTIGGAKPLGICGSGLIDCIYELVKNGIIGAEGKFNQDREDPRLTYEEGIPQYIIAWPEETEKGEAIVFTESDIDNLIKSKGSVFAAIKSLVDFIGLGFDQLETFYVAGGFGNYLNIAKAIAIGLLPDIPQEKIKFIGNSSLTGARMALVSEAAFERCLEVSRSMTNIELSNYQPYMDEYIAALFLPHTDRRLFPSVRY; encoded by the coding sequence ATGACGATCTACCGGGTGACCTTCCAACCGGACGGAAAATCCATCGATATTGAAGAGGGAACGACGATTGCGGAAGCCGCCCAAAGGGCAGGTATTTACATCAATAATCTTTGCGGTGGCGAAGGCGTTTGCGGCGAATGCCGTGTCCAGATCTTGCAAGGATCGGCCGAAGCTGATGAAAGCTCTACGGCCTTCTTTTCCGAGAGCGAACTGGAGCAGGGTTTTGTCCTGGCCTGTCAGACGGAAATCCACGACAACCTGGAAGTCGAGATTCCCCCGGAATCCAGACTTGAGGAAGAACAGATCATGACCGAAGGAGAAGCACAGGCCGGCACCCCTTCCGATCAGCCGGACCAGGCCCTTTCTTTTTTCCCTCTTAAACCTCTGGCTCGAAAAATATATCTGGAGCTGCCAGAGCCGACCCTTGAAGACAATATCACCGACATTGAACGGATTTCCCGGGAACTCCGGCGAAAGCTGGGATGGCATTCCTACGACATTGATCTCTATTGCCTGCAAAACCTCTCGGACAGGCTCAGAGACAACGGCTGGAAGGTGACCACCACGGTGGTCAAGGACAAGGACAGATACCGCATACAGAAGATCGAGCCGTTAGACACCTCCACCAAGAATTTCGGCATCGCCGTGGACGTTGGAACCACGACGATCGTCGCCCAGCTCGTCGACCTGCGTTTGGGGTCCGTTCTGGGGGTGGAAGGCACCCATAATCTCCAGGCCCAATATGGAGAGGACGTGATCTCCCGGATGATCTTCGCTTGCAACAAGAACGGCCTCCAGCCCCTCCAGGAAGCCGTTGTAACCAACATTAACCAGTTGATAGAAAGCCTTACCCGAAAACAGGGACTGGAACCCGAGGATATCGGCATCGTCGTGGCGGCGGGCAACACCACCATGAGCCATTTTCTTCTGGGCCTGACCCCCTGTTTCATCCGGCTGGAGCCTTACGTCCCCACCGCCGACGTCTATCCCCAAATCCTGGCCCGGGATATCGGCATTCATATCCATCCGCGTGGGGTGCTGGAGACGCTTCCGAGCGTGGCCTCTTACGTTGGCGGGGACATTGTGGCCGGAGTCGTGGCTTGCGGCATCGCCGACCACGGGGAGGTACAGGCCCTGATCGATATCGGAACCAACGGGGAAATCGCCGTCGGCAACAATGAATGGTTGGTCTGTTGCTCGGCTTCGGCAGGCCCCTCATTCGAAGGAGGGGGCACCCGTTGCGGGATGCGGGCCATCCGGGGGGCCATTGAAAAGGTGGAGATCCTGGACGGCCGGGTCACCTACCAGACCATCGGCGGGGCCAAGCCTTTGGGGATTTGCGGATCAGGGCTCATCGACTGCATCTACGAACTCGTCAAAAACGGGATAATCGGGGCCGAAGGAAAATTCAACCAGGACCGGGAGGATCCCAGGCTGACTTACGAGGAGGGCATTCCTCAATATATCATCGCCTGGCCCGAAGAGACGGAAAAGGGAGAAGCAATCGTTTTCACGGAATCGGATATCGATAACCTTATCAAGTCGAAGGGATCGGTATTTGCGGCCATCAAGTCCCTGGTCGACTTCATCGGCCTGGGTTTCGACCAGTTGGAGACATTTTACGTGGCCGGAGGTTTCGGAAATTACCTCAATATCGCAAAGGCTATTGCCATCGGGCTGCTGCCGGACATTCCCCAGGAAAAGATCAAGTTCATCGGCAACAGCTCATTGACGGGGGCAAGAATGGCCCTTGTCTCGGAAGCGGCTTTTGAAAGATGCCTGGAGGTCTCCCGCTCCATGACCAACATTGAACTGTCCAATTACCAGCCTTATATGGACGAGTATATCGCCGCCCTTTTCCTACCTCACACCGACCGGAGACTGTTTCCTTCCGTTCGGTACTGA
- a CDS encoding DNA polymerase III subunit alpha, whose translation MTTNRIPGKEVNQTSNFTHLHVHTEYSLLDGAIRIKQLLKKSAALGMEAVAVTDHGNMFGAVQLFREASKTTVKPILGCEVYVAPGDRRDRTHYRDGGPNAYHLVLLVMNDEGYRNLCRLVTLGHLEGFYYHPRVDMELLRQYNAGLLALSACLKGEVAYLINRGRIDQAREKARELASIFDKERFYLEVQANMLPEQQEVNKVLRELGRELSLPLAATNDCHYLEREDAQAHDALLCIQTGKTLEDPNRLKFSNDEFYFKSREEMISSFGDEDFSEALDNTIDIAKRCHYEMEFGNYKPPVFQVPEGTSLNDMLAEEARKGLQRRLARKEAEEEGPLSEETVGEYRDRLEYELDIIIRMGFSGYFLIVADFIDYARRHNIPVGPGRGSAAGSLVAYCLTITNIDPLKYGLIFERFLNPQRISMPDIDIDFCIKGRDEVIHYVAEKYGRENVGQIITFGTMKARAVIRDVGRVLNIPYGEVDRIAKMVPAGPNVSLEKAMKEEPELRKLEEGEESHKRLLRIARSLEGLSRHASTHASGVVISDRPLVEYLPLFKGANDEIMTQFTMDQIEMLGLIKFDFLGLKTLTVIRQALDLIEKNKGVRLDIDKLSLEDEATYRLCSEGRTTGVFQLESSGMKELLRRLRPEVFEDLVALVALYRPGPLGSNMVEDFIGGKHGSKKITYMLPQLEPILKETYGVILYQEQVMKIGQVLANYTMAEADELRKAIGKKKPEVMARHRERFIEGASRNGVDPKTAETLFDLIDKFGGYGFNKSHSAAYALIAYQTAYLKAHYPVEFMAALLTQDMGNQDKTIKNIAECREMGIPILPPDLNESQADFAVVGESIRFGLAAVKNVGLKAVESIIEERSRGGPFKDLVDFCNRVDGSKVNRRVLEGLVQCGAFDFTGIERARLFASLDRVTRFCSANHDTSQLSIFSALSKDELNGCGTLDLPEAEPWGEKERLRREKEALGFYITGHPLDRYTEEVSRLASCSIQELPNLPDKSKVDVAGVIEKIKIKRTKKGDKMAVLSFEDPTGSVEVVIFPDTFNHYTHLLKSEDPLLIRGTAEVEENSAKIIAQEILSMDRARQDAVKVVELTLRQPVLKRENLEEVKEILFKYPGESNVLFRVDPGEGRVFVVSAPFFKVSPSADMIREMENLLGEKVICRYGEKNHHPGNAKHP comes from the coding sequence ATGCCTATCACCTTGTCCTTCTCGTGATGAACGATGAGGGGTACCGAAACCTGTGCAGGCTCGTCACCCTCGGGCACCTGGAGGGATTCTATTACCATCCCCGCGTGGACATGGAATTGCTCAGGCAATACAACGCCGGGCTCCTGGCCCTTTCAGCCTGCTTGAAAGGAGAGGTGGCCTATCTGATCAATAGGGGCCGCATTGATCAGGCCAGGGAGAAGGCCAGAGAGTTGGCTTCTATTTTTGACAAGGAGCGGTTTTACCTTGAAGTCCAGGCCAACATGCTCCCCGAACAACAGGAGGTCAACAAGGTCCTCAGGGAACTGGGGCGGGAACTTTCCCTTCCCCTCGCCGCGACGAACGATTGCCATTACCTCGAGAGGGAAGATGCACAGGCCCATGACGCCCTGCTCTGTATCCAGACGGGAAAGACCCTGGAAGATCCGAATCGCCTGAAGTTTTCCAACGACGAATTCTATTTCAAATCTAGGGAGGAGATGATTTCTTCCTTCGGGGATGAAGACTTCTCCGAGGCCTTGGATAATACCATCGATATTGCGAAGCGTTGTCACTACGAGATGGAATTCGGCAATTACAAGCCTCCAGTATTCCAGGTGCCGGAGGGAACCAGCCTGAACGATATGCTGGCGGAAGAGGCCCGCAAGGGACTGCAGAGGAGGCTTGCCCGGAAGGAAGCCGAGGAGGAGGGGCCTCTTTCAGAGGAAACCGTGGGGGAATACCGGGACAGGCTCGAGTACGAACTGGATATCATCATCCGGATGGGATTTTCCGGCTATTTTCTTATTGTCGCAGATTTCATCGATTACGCCAGGCGCCATAACATCCCGGTAGGGCCGGGAAGGGGGTCCGCTGCAGGGTCCCTGGTGGCTTATTGCCTCACTATCACCAACATCGATCCCTTGAAATACGGGCTGATCTTCGAAAGATTCCTGAATCCCCAGCGGATCAGCATGCCGGATATCGACATCGACTTCTGTATCAAGGGCAGGGACGAAGTGATCCACTATGTGGCGGAGAAATACGGCAGGGAAAACGTGGGCCAGATCATTACTTTCGGGACCATGAAGGCCAGGGCCGTAATCCGGGACGTGGGACGCGTCCTGAATATTCCTTATGGAGAGGTGGATCGGATCGCCAAGATGGTTCCCGCCGGTCCCAACGTGAGCCTGGAAAAGGCCATGAAAGAAGAGCCGGAGCTCAGGAAGCTGGAAGAGGGGGAAGAGTCCCACAAACGGCTCCTAAGGATCGCCCGTTCTCTTGAGGGCCTCTCCCGGCACGCTTCAACCCATGCTTCGGGTGTCGTGATTTCCGACCGACCCCTGGTTGAATACCTGCCTCTCTTCAAGGGGGCCAACGATGAAATCATGACCCAGTTCACCATGGATCAGATTGAGATGCTGGGTCTCATCAAGTTTGACTTTCTCGGCCTCAAGACCCTCACGGTCATCCGCCAGGCCCTTGACCTGATCGAGAAAAACAAGGGGGTGCGGCTGGACATCGACAAGCTTTCCCTGGAGGATGAGGCTACCTACCGGCTATGCAGTGAAGGGAGAACCACCGGTGTCTTTCAGCTGGAAAGTTCCGGGATGAAGGAACTGCTCCGCCGTCTCCGGCCCGAGGTCTTCGAAGACCTGGTGGCCCTGGTGGCCCTTTACCGTCCCGGTCCCCTGGGGAGCAACATGGTGGAAGATTTCATCGGCGGAAAGCACGGTTCAAAGAAGATCACCTATATGCTCCCTCAACTCGAACCCATCTTGAAGGAAACCTACGGGGTGATTTTATACCAGGAGCAGGTCATGAAGATCGGCCAGGTCCTGGCGAATTACACCATGGCGGAGGCCGATGAGTTGAGGAAGGCCATCGGTAAGAAAAAACCGGAAGTCATGGCCAGACACAGGGAGCGGTTCATCGAGGGAGCGAGCCGTAACGGGGTGGATCCCAAGACCGCTGAGACCCTCTTCGACCTCATCGACAAATTCGGAGGATACGGCTTCAACAAGTCCCACTCGGCGGCCTATGCCCTCATCGCCTATCAGACCGCCTACCTGAAGGCCCACTACCCCGTGGAATTCATGGCTGCATTGTTGACCCAGGACATGGGGAACCAGGATAAAACCATCAAGAACATCGCCGAGTGCCGTGAGATGGGCATCCCGATCCTCCCCCCCGACCTCAACGAGAGTCAGGCCGATTTTGCGGTGGTCGGGGAGAGCATCCGATTCGGGTTGGCGGCTGTAAAGAACGTGGGGCTCAAAGCCGTGGAATCCATCATCGAGGAACGGAGCCGGGGGGGACCCTTCAAAGACTTGGTGGATTTTTGTAACAGGGTGGATGGGAGCAAGGTCAACAGGAGAGTCCTGGAAGGGCTTGTGCAGTGCGGCGCCTTCGACTTCACAGGAATAGAAAGGGCCAGGCTCTTTGCTTCACTGGACCGGGTCACCCGGTTCTGCAGCGCGAATCACGACACCAGCCAGCTGAGCATCTTTTCGGCCCTCAGCAAGGATGAACTCAATGGGTGCGGCACATTGGATCTTCCCGAGGCTGAGCCTTGGGGTGAGAAGGAGAGGCTGAGGAGGGAAAAAGAGGCCCTGGGTTTTTACATCACCGGCCATCCACTGGATCGATACACGGAAGAAGTCAGCCGACTCGCAAGCTGCTCCATCCAGGAGCTTCCGAACCTCCCGGACAAGAGCAAGGTGGACGTGGCCGGTGTCATTGAAAAGATCAAGATCAAACGGACGAAAAAGGGAGACAAGATGGCGGTTCTGTCTTTCGAGGACCCCACCGGTTCCGTTGAGGTGGTAATTTTCCCCGATACCTTCAACCATTACACCCATCTGCTGAAGAGCGAGGACCCGTTACTGATCCGGGGCACGGCGGAGGTGGAGGAAAATTCGGCGAAGATCATCGCCCAGGAAATCCTCTCCATGGATAGGGCCCGCCAGGACGCTGTAAAGGTGGTGGAATTAACGCTCCGACAGCCGGTCCTTAAGAGGGAGAACCTGGAGGAGGTCAAAGAGATTCTTTTTAAGTACCCCGGTGAGTCCAATGTCCTTTTCAGGGTGGATCCGGGTGAAGGCAGAGTCTTTGTGGTATCGGCGCCCTTTTTCAAGGTATCGCCCAGTGCCGATATGATCAGGGAGATGGAAAACCTTTTAGGAGAGAAAGTAATCTGCAGATATGGAGAAAAAAATCACCACCCTGGGAACGCTAAGCACCCATAG